In Populus nigra chromosome 1, ddPopNigr1.1, whole genome shotgun sequence, one genomic interval encodes:
- the LOC133678405 gene encoding uncharacterized protein LOC133678405 translates to MKILPHSDINNFCVPCCIYFIYFHIFYFPWRFIPWITICLSWNLEFSIMGRSTRYAIKERNLPIHQVRDAVAILNAQELITKKNKLLSRQKKLKACDLSSLTEFLPALKPPRQSKPVAEFKLNSKTRQKLILKEGKRLSMVLNHQAFQADALGSIHQHC, encoded by the exons ATGAAGATTCTCCCTCACTCAGACATCAACAACTTCTGTGTTCCTTGTTGTATATACTTTATTTACTTTCACATTTTTTACTTTCCCTGGCGTTTTATACCTTGGATTACTATTTGTTTAAGTTGGAACTTAGAATTTTCAATCATGGGAAGGTCGACAAGGTACgctataaaagaaagaaaccttCCAATTCACC AGGTTAGAGATGCAGTTGCTATTTTGAATGCTCAAGAGTTGATTACAAAG AAGAACAAGCTTCTAAGCCGacagaagaaattgaaagcatGTGACCTCTCTTCCCTCACAGAGTTCCTCCCTGCGTTGAAGCCTCCCCGGCAATCAAAACCTGTTGCTGAGTTTAAATTGAATTCTAAAACAAGGCAAAAACTAAT ATTGAAGGAAGGGAAACGGTTGAGTATGGTTCTTAACCATCAGGCTTTCCAGGCAGATGCCCTGGGATCCATTCATCAACACTGCTGA
- the LOC133678419 gene encoding stress enhanced protein 1, chloroplastic, translating to MAAVAQVTASLSLSIHDASAVGSSRTHLPISRLPTFTFARNGTTFATGSPFLISRTSHQKKAAGRATFVSVRCEQNTQDGSSVDVWIGRLAMVAFAGAISVEIATGKGLLENFGLTNPLPTVALAVTGLMGVLAAVFIFQSASKN from the exons ATGGCTGCAGTAGCTCAAGTCACTGCTTCTCTTTCCCTCTCCATTCACG ATGCTAGTGCTGTTGGCTCATCAAGAACCCACCTTCCAATTTCTCGATTGCCCACTTTTACTTTTGCACGAAATGGGACTACTTTCGCTACTGGGTCTCCATTTT TAATATCAAGAACTTCTCATCAGAAAAAGGCTGCTGGGAGAGCAACGTTTGTTTCTGTAAGATGTGAGCAAAATACCCAGGATGGCAGCAGTGTGGATGTATGGATTGGACGGCTTGCAATGGTTGCCTTTGCTGGGGCCATCAGTGTTGAAATAGCTACGGGCAAAGGACTTTTGGAG AATTTTGGACTCACAAACCCCTTGCCTACGGTGGCCTTGGCAGTCACTGGATTGATGGGTGTTTTGGCAGCTGTGTTTATCTTCCAATCGGCATCTAAGAATTGA
- the LOC133678397 gene encoding ADP-ribosylation factor 2-like, producing the protein MGAIISRFARRFLPKTEVRILMVGLDASGKTTILYKLKLGEIVLTVPTIGFNVETVVYKNISFTVWDVGGQQKIRHLWRHYFQSAHGLIFVVDSNDRRRILEARNELHCILSHIELKDAILLVFANKQDVPDAMPVSEVADKLGLPTLTQRHWYIQSSSATSGRGLYEGLDWLSNNISNKAA; encoded by the exons ATGGGCGCAATCATATCCCGATTTGCAAGAAGGTTCCTTCCTAAAACTGAAGTTAGGATTCTCATGGTGGGGCTTGATGCATCTGGGAAAACAACAATTCTGTACAAGCTGAAGCTGGGAGAAATTGTTCTAACGGTACCCACGATTG GTTTTAATGTGGAGACAGTGGTGTACAAAAATATAAGTTTCACCGTATGGGATGTAGGAGGACAACAAAAG ATTCGGCATCTATGGAGACACTACTTTCAGAGTGCCCATGGACTCATCTTTGTCGTGGACAGCAATGATAGGAGGAGAATTTTGGAAGCACGAAATGAGCTCCATTGCATTTTATCTCAT ATCGAACTAAAGGATGCAATACTGCTTGTCTTTGCTAACAAGCAGGATGTCCCAGATGCTATGCCTGTTTCTGAGGTTGCTGATAAGCTTGGACTACCTACTCTTACACAGCGTCACTG GTACATTCAAAGCTCTTCTGCGACTTCGGGACGTGGACTTTATGAAGGTCTAGACTGGCTATCTAACAACATCTCTAACAAGGCAGCATAA